Within Lagopus muta isolate bLagMut1 chromosome 1, bLagMut1 primary, whole genome shotgun sequence, the genomic segment AGCTGGATAGGGTACAAGACAGCCTGAACAGTTGGAGGACAACCATCCCATGGCAGAGATTGGAACTGGATTGGCGTTAATgcctcttccaactcaagccattctatgactcaaTGATTATTAGCATAAGCTTCTTTTAGGATAGTTGAGGAAGTAGGCACTCTTGAAAGtgatctttcatttttaatgtacagTGATAAATTGTAAAATAACTCCACAAAGACTTCAGATTTGCTTCCTATGAATATGCAGAATGATAGCTGCTCAGTTCTGTGGTTAAGCAATTGGTTAAGATGTTTCACTGAGCTAAAACAATATTAGGAATTTGATAAAAATTTTGGACTATTTTGATTTAAGTTATAAGCGATAAAACAAGACTGATCACTTCTAAGACTAATTTATGTGCAAGTCAGACAACAAATTTTGAGTATTCAGAGAAGTCAGAAAAAGCCACATTGTCAATGAAGAAAACTTGATGTCCGTTCCTACAAGTTTTTAAGACTCTTGAAACTTCTTATGTCCTCTGGGACAAGTTTCATGTATATTAagtatattattttatattatataggTATATCAGGTATATTAGTTCTTTCTTCAGGACAGTAATCTGGAGGTTATAAGCAAAAACAGTACATACAAAAATCATAACTGCCAGACTTACAAAACTGTGTTCAAAGAACCTACATTTTAGTGACTGATACTTTTAGCCATTTTTATGACCAGGCTAAAGTTGtttagatttagatttagatttagTTGTGAAGATTCTGAATTTACCTGTAAAATAATCATAGGTCCCAATTGTTTAACTGCTACTGGTAGTGAATTAAGTAAACCCATAGATCTGTAatgtagagaaaatatttacatctcTCACGTATCTGTTCAGACTTTTCAGTGTTCATCAGGCTACTAGTGTACGAGGCCTAGAATAATGTGCTTCAGAAATCATCAGGAATTAGCTGGTTAACATGAATGAAACTAGAAGAATGGTCACATTTGTTATGTTGCCGCAACTTACATGGCAAGCAagtaaaacaattaaaatatgaTGCTTCATTGAAGTTTTTCTGTATGTGtaaaaaaatgactttgtttAAGATCTTTACATCTTTGCTAGCAGTGCATTTGTTGCACAAATTAACTACAACAGAATATTGTTCACACAAACTGGAGTGTGACAGCAGCcttctttcctattttaatACCTGAAATCGAAATAAAAACTGATTGGCTTCTTGCTTCTCCTCTGTGAGTGCTACTAAGAGTAATGTGCATTTCAGAACTAATGATAACTTTATTCATTGTGTGCATGCACAAAGACCCCAAATCTGATTTTGAGATAATGCAAATCACACTGTGTAAGTGACTGCAATGATGCGAGGTATAATGCACTCTATAACCCGACCTGTACGGTCACTGTTACCCAAAAAAGGTGAAACCCGGTATAAATTTGAGCTGAGTGGAAAGAAAGTTCAAAATCATAATTTCATTATATGAACTGTATAAATATGAACTGTAGCTACACTAATGTTGGGATTGAGATTACCTATCTTTGACTGAACTGTGTTTACATATGAGCTACCTGATCTCAGTTACAATCAATGAAGACATTGTGAGGTCTGTCAGTCAGTTCCTCTGACCAATAAGGAAAGCTATTCCAAGATAAAATGAACTATTTCCTAGACCTCCATGGACTGCAGTGGGAATTTAGAAACTTGAATGTGTACCAACAGCTACGCAGGAGAAATCCCAAATTAGGCACAATAAATCCTGATATAACTACCCAAACTTTACTAGTTTGAACtagtaaataaatattccaCAGTCAATGAGACCAGCACCACCTTGGAGCAATTCATCACATCTTTGGATGCATGATTATCAAAGATTAAAGGGATCCTATCTCTGCTGATAGATATTCTCTGCATAGGGAAGGTTGAAGCTTACATTAGATTAAACAACAAAGGTGGATTTTATTCAAGACTAGATGTCTACATATGAGGCAAGTATCTCAGCTGCCATTACAGTTAAAAGGGTTTTTTCATTCAGTCACTCACTAGTGTCTACTGTGACTTGAAGCAATCTGAGCTATCATGCCTGGTGTCCAATTGCTATTCCAGATTACTACAGGACATACGCCACAATTTCCAGCCTGTTGAAAATGTGGCAATTATGTTAAAGTGCATCAAGTTACTTTAGTTGTATATTTTGAGGTAAATAAATGGAGCACAATGGAAATTCAATTTTCtctaaaagaaagaattttacCTGAAGTAcatatgtaagaaaaaaaatatattatattacatTATCATGAAATAGAGAAATACAGCGTATGCATGTAAGAAGAAACGGGTCAGGAAAGGCTTTGATATTAATATTTACTTTCACACCTATGCTCTTCTTTCCAATTTATAAGTGTGATTCATAGACACTCCTACTGCCACCAGTATTTGCACAGAAATCTGATATTTGCCTTATGTATGGAAAACAGAGTATCTGATGCACCTtctcttagaatcacagaatggtggAAGTGGAAAAGGACCTCTAGGTCCATCTGATGCAACCACATCTCAAGCAGGGACACACTGGGCAGGATGCCCAGGAACATCTCcaagcagctctggaaaatctccaaggaagagaccccacagcctctgtgggaaacctgtgccagtgctccattgTCTGCGCAGCACAGAAGTTCATCCTGGTGTTTGGAGcaaacctcctgtgttccagtgtGTGCCCATCGCCTCTTGTATTTGCTCTGGGCACCACTGATGAGATTTTGGCTCTGTATCATTGAACATAAAATATCACTCTGGAGCCTTGATGAGCTGCTGTGCCCATAGACCAGTACCCTTGCTGAATCTTGTGAGAACCAAATCCTGACCTTGAATAAAGCATGCCAGGTTCCTACAGGAATAAAAAAGTGCCTCATGTGCCTTGAAGTTGAATTCAACTCTCATAAACAAAATAGTTTGTGCTCATCTGCTGCttaaattttgaaatgtattttcaatgATATCTTGTATAAATTATGAATTATGAGCAATGTGCTTTACCAAGAAGACAGTATTCCAGTCACAATGTACCATCCAAGTGGAAGGTCCCCCAGAGTCAGCAAGAATGACCAGAACATTGCAGCTCTATCATTGGAGTTTTCTGTAACAAACTTTTGCATTAACCATCACCCCTTTACAAGGTATCAGTTTTTATTTGGTCATTGTTGTTTAAAGCAGGAGAGGGCTTGCTTTTCTGTCCATCAGTTCCTCCTTTGGATGTGTCCTGGAAGAAAAGCCTTGGCATCCACAGTGACATTAAAATACGTTTGTATTCGTTCCGAAAATTCTGGTTAAGAAGTCCATATATTATTGCATTAAGGCAGCTGTTGAAATAGGCCATGAAGTAGCTTACAATGAATAACCATTCAGGAACTTTTGGTGCCATTTCTGAAGGATTGATGGCTACAGCCAGTCCTATGAAGTTTAGAGGCGCCCAGCAAAAggcaaaaatcacaaaaaccacaaacatGGTAAGAAAGTTTCTGAAGTCACTTGGTTTCAGTCTTGGCTTTGTTTCTGACTTGACTCGTCTTCTAACTTGAAGCACTAAGACCCAAATTCGAAGGTAGCAGAAGCTCACGACAGTGATAGGGACAATGAAATGAATTACCACAACTGCAATTGTATAGTAGGAGCTTGCAGTCTGAACAAATGTGCATGAATAGATGCGTGGATCATACTTCAAGGAGCCGACAAAAAAATTGGGCACAGTTGCAATTACTGTTAATACCCAGATTAAGGAGACATAGAGCATTGTGTTCCAACAGCTATACACTTTGTCATAGGCAAAGCTATGACATATATAGCAATATCGATTAATTGCAATTGCAGTGATGTTGAAAATAGAGCCTATTACACTTAGTCCCATCACAAAGCCACTCACTTTACAGTGCATTTCACCCAAAGTCCATCCATTGTGGAAAATAGCTAAGAGCACCAGTGGGTATGGATACAAGGCCACCACAAGATCAGCCAAAGCCAGGCTCACCACAAATGCATTAcctgaggaaaaagagagaCATATAGACATAAGTTTGAAAGCAAGCATAGTTgtgaacatgaagaaaatgaacCATCTTACTTTGGATATCTGCAACATTAAAGTATTGGTGATGTTGGCAAGCAGCAGGTATATAATATTGTTAGGGTCTGTAGGGTAAATAATTCTATCATTCAGCTAAGGCCACCATAGAAATAGCTGCAGCAACATGATGTTTCAAATTGCTGGTGAATGTATTATACCCTCCTTTCCATTTTGTACTTTAATAACCATAGCAAGACATTACATAAGCTTGTGCTGAGTTGTTTCAGTATAGCTAGCTCCACAGCTGGAGAAcaagaataaaaggaaagaaaaaagtctaaATTGCACTAGGTAGGCAGGCTATTACGTCACTCTAATCTATGAGTAGAATACTAACTGGCTTGAAATTTATCAAGGGGAAGGACATATAAAAACAATGTCTACTGGAATTAGAAGGATGTGCTGTTTTATACGTAATCTGAATGGATACACAATTGACTAACAGAAATTTTCTGCATGAATAGCTGTACTGCAGTTATTTTGTCACTGCACTGACTAAGGAAGAGTGAACTGCCTTCACTACTTTCTGTCAAAAGGTATATTTAATTATCTGCACATAGTAAAAAGGTGCAattgcaagagaaagaaagcatttacaTGTATGGAAGAAGCCTCTAGGCCTTTTGTTCTGATTATGTTCAAAGAAATTTTAGTGATATGCTCAAAATGTGCTGTCTTTAAACGatgacatttcaaaatgttgtaCATAAGAAAACTATAATAAAACTGTGATGTATTAAACTATATTACTATAAACTATTACTATATTACTATTAACTATATTACTATAAACTAttacctgtgcgacctggtgtagggaacctgctttggcaggggggttggactcgatgatctctggaggtcccttccaacccctacaattctgtgattctgtgatattcatGAAAAATGAGAGCCTTACAATGACAAGTAGTGGCTCCCCTgatttttatgaaataattcTATAGAGACTTGCCAAGAGAGTTATGAACTTTAGATTCTTGGTTGCACTGAAGCGCAAAAGACATAACACCTGTTAAAATTGTGTGGGTATAACTATTTTTTGAAAAGAACAATTAGCTGATTCATCTTAAAAATTCTGAGATTTTTTATCCTCATCTAGCAAAGTAGTTctcaaaacatttaattttaaacacagaaatactgctATGAATAGGGATGCCATTAGTTGGGGGACAGAAAACGTAGAACCTTGTAggactactttttaaaaaattgcagaaTTTCACTTGTACACTGTTTTCTCCACCTGCTCCTGCAAGTCTACCTTTCTTAATTAGAACAAAGGAATGGGGAATTCTTTCATCTATTTTAAGAAAAGGCCATGAGCATCAGAATTTGCTCACACCAGCTAGGGAACTTAACATTGAATAGAATTACAAATGCATAGCCACAGAAACTTGGCTCATCTCAAGAACAGGTGGACAACTTATTTTGGATGTTTTCTTGTAATAAGTTTAGCAtcctttctttcactctttATGTACACTTTATGTAATTTACACAAGTATTTTCACAGCTATGGATAGCTGACTTGGTAAACCCCGATTAGAGCTATCCTAAAGAATATTTATTAGCTTTATGATCtgtgaaaaaagaataaataaattagggAGAAGATTGAAGGGTAGTTGGTAACAATCTTCAGGTAAGTGGGTCAGGAAGGATATAATCCTTTCCCAGGTTTGTGTTGAACACAAAAAACGCTTTAGTTACAACAGGAAAGCTTCAGACTAGATATAAAGATGTTAATGGCATGAGGAAGGAGGTGCTGAACATCTTGCTTTGTGCCTGACGTTGGAGATagtaagaaaaaagtaaataaacattTGTCAGTACTGGTCTACTGGTCCTGGTTGGAGCACAGGAAGAATGAAGGAACTTTGAAGGTCTCTTCTAGGTAAACTGTGAtaaaagagaagactgaaaaaggaagaagggcaTCTTTATCAGAATGTGTTTACACCACAACAAGAATTTCTCTAATCATTTTTCCTCATACTTAGGAGAAAGTTagaaaacatttatgttttcatGAGGATGTGTGCCAAAATCCAGTCTCTTGGGCCTCCTAGCATCAGCTTATacttaaaatgtaattatttggTTAAAATCAACTGAGCACTGAGCTCCTTCAATCATTTTTGGAAATTTACTGGAAGGTATATTTGGCAAGTGAATATCAAAACTGCATATGTAGTTTACAAATTCTTGAAAATTTCACCTGTATTGAATAAGGACAGTTAGCAATGAATCTGTCAAAAAGATAACATACCATTTCACGATGTAGAAGAAAGACAGTACATTATCTCTAAAGGCCTCAAGCAGTTTTTACTGTTATGGCTGTTCAAAGGTTTGGGTGTTATCACTGTGTGCCACAAAGTAAGATCCAAagtttttgtcttttatgtGGCTGACTGTAGAATGAAGTTTAATATTATATGACTGCAATTTAATAACCtacaaaaaatagaaagaaactCCTCTAATTCATAAAAAAGTATGCAATCAAAATTTCGGAAAATCAAAGTTCTTAGATGCTTTTTAAGTGCTTTGAGAAAGTAAGTGTTCCTTGATACAACTaagaaacagcattttgaaTGACCTTAACAACATTCACAGAGTAATCAAAGGGGAAACTTTGGGCTATCTGACAAAACAGAAACCACAGAAAGCTCCTCTAGTTGTAATGATTGTCTTGATAATTTACCCAATAGATAAGCCAGTAGATTTCAATTTCATGAGATTGAAGATTATATTCATTTATAAGAAGCGCATTTGCTCACTGGAATGGAAAGACCACTCAGTTACAGAAAATACCTACCAGACATCAAACATCTTGCCAAGGACTCAAAAAGTTACATATCTGTACTGTTTTAAATTTTGATAGCTAATCTGTCTGGATGGTTTGTAATCCTCTTTAATTTCTAAATACCCTAATCGAATAATCCACTGATGTTCTGTTCATCAGGGTGTACAAATGCCACAATGCCTCTTTCTCTGCTCCTGTCAAACTAGGAAACAGTTTAGCAACAATATAAGCAGAAAAGACAGGCATGGCAGATGGTGAATGAATAGCGAATAACCTCGTGGCAGATTTTTTGAAATACCAAGAATTAATGACTATGGATATTTCTTCTATCTTTCCAGTTTCATATTCAGACCTCTATGGAAAATTTAGAATTACCCTTGCAGATTTCTTACTTCATTTTGTCTTCATGTGGAACACACAAGGagtgctctgaaagtaatgcttcctattttattacgttggctcacaatgtcagaggtggatgttggtggtatggcagtagaggctgacccttcccaccaacattccattacatttcGTTGCCATTCAACACAttgcagcagaggagcaatctgacaaaatggcatctgacgtgGAAGTACATAAGAAGTAAAGGTGTTTAATTGAATTttccctgtggaaaaaaaggcacccattgacattcattgatgcatgctgaacatttctggagacccaaacagtggatgtgagcacagtgaagtggtgggtggtgcatttcagcagtggcaacagtgacatgaaagacaagctatGTTCCAGGTGGCCATGTTGATTTTtgtgagagcagcaggcaggctcttgttcatctctggcaaaaatgcatagctaatagtgatGACTACATAGAAAAATAGTTCGTTTGCCAGACACTTGCTCTGTATTCAAAATaaccttaaaaataaagttcaGGAAGGCTtcagatggctttttttttgtgatagaCATATAAAAACAGATTCTGTGCTCAGTTTCTAGACAGCCATCAAGTCAAAGGTATCAATTCAGGGATGTGTGGTTTCATTCATTCTGTAAGTTACTTACATATAAACATTAAACATAAAAGCACATACAGCACTTTTATTTCCTCGGATTTTTAAAATGGTCACAAAATACTCAAGGTGAGTCTAACCCTTTAGTTCATTATTGTAACACATTAAAGGGGGTAAGTATGTTTTACTGTCTCAATCACAGCTTCAAATTTCTGCAAGTGATATTTCTGCAAGTGATATGCATGCGACATCCCTCCTCAGATGTGAAGTCGCCCCTTCCTGATAAAAATCCTAATATTAAGCTCAGTATGAAATCTGACAActtaaaatttttgtttctgtctaccagaaatagaaatcaaatataatttttatgttaatgttattccttttatttaaattatgtttgTATAATTTATCTGCCAGTTAGGCCTTTATAATGAACAATGAAGTAAATGGGAGAATTGCCATAGATTTAAAGGATCTATTAACCAGACCATTAGagatataataaataaaaagctcttATTAATAAGattgtgaaatactgaaaatagtCCCTTCTCAAACTCCACTTGTTCACAATTAGTGATTTGTAATAAAAACTACACAACTTTCTTGCGTGGAACTTCTGTAGTGCATCTTTTTAGGTCCAAGTCTAAATCATTTCTGAGCTCCAGAGGAGGAGTTTCAAGGTCTGGATcagataaaacagaaacataCTCAACTAAGAATAAACTGGTATAAAAATGACTTCATGAGTCTATGTCTCCACTCACAAATTTATGAGAATAGCTCTGAGACTAAAACTAAGGACCAAACTGCTCAGGCCAATCATAAGCCACAGATTCTTCTAAACACCATTCAGAGTGCTGAATTAAAGTGTGAGGTATAAGTTTTCCCATTCAGAGTTCAGGATTTTTGCAAAACAGATGACTACTGTGATGGAACTGTGTAGCTGTTACCACACCTGGAGCTTTTTTGTTAAATGTGGGTCTTTGCTATATCTTTAGCTGATAATCCTAAcagaaaatccatttattttggCACATTTTCTGGAAGGATTGTATAAATGAGATAGTCAGAACTTCTGCTGAATGTCCAGATTGTGGCTTTTAAATGGATGTTCTGGCCTTGATTGCTGGTTCTCGATGCTGCCAGTGATACCTACCTTTTTCTGACCAATCAGAATTTCCCAGAGAGTTGTAATTTCTATACTTCTTTCAGCTCGTTTCAGGGTCGGGTTGAGGGCAGAAAAATAGGAGACAAGTCCTCCcaaagtttgctttttaatgtggAAAGTAAAACACGACTGTGGGGAGACTGAAGAACTGGTACCAGGTAGGTAGCCAGAATTTAGGATTGCATaggtttttgtttctatttccaGAGTGTCCCAGCTTATCCGGCTCAAAGAGCAGGCAGGGAGGTATTACCTGCTCCTGGAGAAAGGCTGATGCTTCTCCCAGCTGTAGAAAAATGGAAGTGGAATTGAGTGTTAACTGTGCACGATTTCATTCTCTGTTGTTCATGGGATACTGCAGCTATGTAATAACCTTGGACTGCCAGGTGCTGATTTGGGACATAAGAAACCACAGAAGTGGGAGAATCACATGGTCAGTGCCAAGCAAATAAAACTGGAGTATATTAACAGCATGTAGATGTCTCATATTCCtcactgtcttctttttttttttctttgcttcatgattctttgattattattattattattacttaagTATTTAAGCTCCTGCAGTTTTTCACTGTTGGTTTAAATAGAGATCCTTTTAATCTGATTAAAAGCACCTGTGTCCACTCTATTTTTTCTCACAATCcattaggaagaaataaatcatggaatcatagaataattcaAGTTAGAAAAGACATTCAAGTTCAAGTCCAACAATGAGCCTGCCCTACCAAGTCCCATCACTAAACTATGCCCCTTAGTTCCACATCCACATCTCTTAAAGTTTCCAGGGAATACCCACCTtcctgggaaacctgttccaatgccttaTCACCCTTTCCATTAAGAAATTTTTCTAAATATCCAGTCTAAACCCTCCTAGCACAACTTGACACCATTTCCTTGCATCCTATAATTGTCACTTGAGAGAAGAGACCACCACCCTCTTCACTGCAACCTCCCTCTTCACTGCAACCTCCTTCAGGTAGGTTCAGGCAGGGAGCAATGAGGcatcccctcagccttctcttctccagcctaaACAATCGCgcttccctcagctgctccttataacttttgttttctagttCCCTCACCAGCTACATTAGTCTTCTCTGAATGCATTTCAGCAATTCCAATTCTTTTTGTAGTGAAGGGACCAAAACTCATCACAGCACTTGAAGTGCAGTCTTGTGAGTGTAGAGTATGCGATCCTGTCCTTTCGGCCACGCTATTTCTGATGCAGACCAGACTGCTATTGGCCTCTTTAGCCACCTGGGCACAATGCTGGCTTACGTTCATCCATCTGAACAGCATGAGGTCCTGTTCTGCCAGGCaactttccagccactctgccctgAGCCTATAGTTCTGCACAGTGTGGTTGTGATGCAAGTGCAGCACCTGACATTTAGCCTTGTTGAATACTACACAACTGGATACAGCCCATGGCTACAGCTTATACATATCCCTCTCCAAAATCTTCCTACCCTCAAGCAGATCAACACTCTCGAGTAATGAGGTATCATCCACAAGCTTAACAAGGGTGCACTTCATTCCCCTCATCCATACCACTgacaaaaaaatgtaaaataaaacttgagGCCTGGGGAACTCCACAGGTGAACAGCAACCAATTGAAAGCctttgggcccagccatccagaCAGATCTTCATCCACTGAACTGAACATGTCCTGGCAGCCCAATTTGGATGTAAATCCACTCAGTGTCAGTGGGAATGAAGCCAGCAGAAGTGGACACTAGTAGCAGGTGAAGCACAGAATTAAGTCTTTTGCATTTGGATTCCCTGTGACACTACAAGCAAGAACCTCGGGTATTCTTTGATAAAGCATACTAATGTAATCTAACGTTCAGCAATGTGTTACTAACAGAAGGTTTCACATAATGCTCCAAGAGAGTGCCAGATGGATTTTGGTTTTCACTGAATATAGCTGTTGAAAAGCAGTGACAAActcctttgctgttttgtttcagacaCTTCTGGGATATATAGAAGACAGATGTAATGGAAAGGGACAGAAAGGAGGTATTTGGagacactgagaaaaaaaaaaaaaaaaag encodes:
- the MTNR1B gene encoding melatonin receptor type 1B isoform X1, whose translation is MLENGSLRNCCDPGGRGHFGSAEREAAAGGAPRPAWVVTALSSVLIFTTVVDILGNLLVIVSVFKNRKLRNSGNAFVVSLALADLVVALYPYPLVLLAIFHNGWTLGEMHCKVSGFVMGLSVIGSIFNITAIAINRYCYICHSFAYDKVYSCWNTMLYVSLIWVLTVIATVPNFFVGSLKYDPRIYSCTFVQTASSYYTIAVVVIHFIVPITVVSFCYLRIWVLVLQVRRRVKSETKPRLKPSDFRNFLTMFVVFVIFAFCWAPLNFIGLAVAINPSEMAPKVPEWLFIVSYFMAYFNSCLNAIIYGLLNQNFRNEYKRILMSLWMPRLFFQDTSKGGTDGQKSKPSPALNNNDQIKTDTL